From Flaviflexus ciconiae:
CTGTGGTGGTGTTACCCGGGTATAGCCAGGATATTCAGTGAACGGTGCCGTTGACATTGGAGTGATGGCGCCCCACTGAGTAAGGGATATTTCATGGCTGAAAAATCTAGAGGAAACTTGGGTGTGCTAGCGGCCCCGCGCGTCGCACCGCGTCTCCCGGAAGAAGAGCAAGCGCCTCTCTACAAGCGCCTCCGAGCGCAAGCATTCCTGGGAATTTTCCTAGGCTACGCAGGCTACTATCTGATTCGAAACAACGTATCGATTGTTTCTGCAGTACTTGAAGAACACGACGTGCTTGACGCACTGGGATTGGGCATTGTTGCGAATGCTGTTCTCTTCTCCTACGGTCTCTCCAAGTTCTTCATGGCGATGCTGTCCGACCGTGCGAACGCTCGCTACTTCCTCCCGCTCGGACTCGCATTGTCCGCGATCGTTAACCTGCTCCTTGCCTTCGTTCCGATTCTGACGGCGTCGGTCGGCATCTTTGCCACCATGATGTTCATCAACGGTTGGTTCCAAGGAATGGGTTGGCCGCCTTCAGGGCGTGTGCTCGTGCACTGGTTCTCGACCAATGAACGTGGCTGGATGACCTCGATTTGGAATTGTGCCCACAACGTTGGCGGCGCCGGCGTCGGTATTCTGTCAGCTTGGGCCCTGTCTGAATTTGCGAGCACTGAAGCTGACTGGACTCCGGCGTTCTGGGTTCCTGCAATTGTCGCTCTCGTTGTCGCAGTCATTGCCTTTATTCTTGTTCGTGACAGGCCGGAGGCCGTCGGTCTTCCCCCGATTGAAGAATGGCGAGAAGACCCGGCGAAGGTTGACGAGACCGCCGAAGAGCTGGAAATGCCGTGGAAGGATAAGCTGTTTAAGCATGTCCTCACCAACCGAGTGATCGTACTGCTGGCACTGACCAACGTGTTTGTTTACACCCTCCGTTACGGTGTCTTGAACTGGATTCCGATCTACTTGACGAATCAAATCCACGCCGCAAACATTACGGATGGCATCATCGGCTTCGCTATCTACGAGCTTGCTGGAATTGTCGGCACCCTGCTGTGCGGCTGGATGTCTGACAAGGTGTTCAAGGGATGGCGTTCCGGTGCGGGACTAGTCTTCATCCTGGGAGTTGGAATCGCGCTAGTTTTCTACTGGCAGATTCCTGCCTCAGCTCCGCTGTGGATCTTCTACGTTCTGATTGCAATCATTGGTGGCCTGATTTACGGCCCAGTCATGCTCATTGGCCTGATGGCAATTGACATGTCTCCGACAAATATTGCTGGAACAGCAGCTGGTTTCACCGGAATGTTTGGATACCTGCTCGGAGCTTCGCTCGCCTCCACAGGTGTTGGCCTGCTGGTCAAGCACTTTGGCTGGGACGTAACTTTCGCCTGCCTGGTAGGAATTGTTCTTCTGGCTCTCGTCTTTATGTGGGTGCTGGGACGAGATGAGCGGAAGATGATGATCGAGCGGGAAGAGAAACTCCGCGACATGGAGGAAGACACCAAGTAGACGCTCAATCATGACGTGTATCCGCCAGCACCAGATGCTGGCGGATACACTGACAATTATGCTCGTACGGTCTCGCTGGTGGCGGGCAAAGCTGCCTGAAATTGCCACACTCGTTATCCTCTCCACCGTCGCGCTCGGATTGATCGTTGTGCCCCGGATTGGTGCTTCCGAACTTGTGGTTCTGTGCTCGAACAATGTCTCAGCTTGTGAGGCCGTCAGTGCAGCTTATGAAGAGCAGAGTGGGCAACAGGTCACCGTCGTTCGTATGCCCACATCTCAAGCCTTGACTCGAGTGCGCGTTCCCAAGGAATCTGGAGAGTTCGATGTTTGGATGGGTGGACCGGCAGATGCGTATGCCATTGCTGCCCGTGAGGATCATCTTGCAAGTATTGAACTTGATGCTCAATCGGTACCGGACAGATTGCAGGACCCAGAAGGGCGATGGTACGGAATCTACGGAGGTATTCTTGCTTTTTGCGTTGCCAACTCGATTGAGCCACCAACCACCTGGGCGGAACTCAACAGCGACTCTTCTTACCGAATTGTACTCCCCAACCCGGTGAGTTCTGGAACTGCCGCCACGATCCTCTCTGTCCAGGTACAACGGCTGGGAGGTGAGAGTGCGATGGTGGACTATATGAAAAGCCTCGATGAAGCGGTGCTCTCATACACGGATTCGGGAACGGTCCCCGCCCATCTCGTAGCATCGGGTCGAGCCGATATTGGCGTTTCCTTCGCCCCTTACTGTGAAACTGAGAAGCTCCTTGGAGCGGACATTTCTGCAATCTATCCTTCCGACGGTACGGGTTTCGAAGTTGGGGCAATTGCAGTCTTGGAGGAAAGTAGGAGACAGGACGCCGCAATCCAATTTCTTAACTACGTAGTCTCGGATGAAGGGCAGCAAATTGGCGCCCAGGTTGAGAATCAGCTACCGGTAAGTGAGTCGCTCGAACCGAACTTGATCGGGCAGTTGGAGGAACTGGAGACCGCAATTTATGGCTGGAATATTCAGGAAATTGGAGCAAGCCGAGCCGGCCTGATTAATCTTTGGTTGAACGAGGTTCGCAACGGTGCGTACTAGCCCGCCGTCGGTGCAGGTCAAGAGAAACCGAGTCAGTGTTCGGACTGGTCTCATTGCGGTCCTCGCTTTCGCTTCGTTCTCTGCATATTGGATTGCTGTTGGAGAGCAGGGGACCCATCTTCTGCCGGTGGTGCGAAGAACGTGGGTTATGGGACTCGCCTCAGGCTACTTGGCTGCCTTGGTGGCAGTACCGTTAGCGTTCTACTATCGCACTGCGCCCCGGACAGCTAGGTTCCTAATCGGATTTGGTGCCTGTACTCCCATTGCCTTCGCTCCACTGACACTAGCGACCGCACTGGTCCAAGAACCTTTTAACCTTGACCCGTACGGCTCGGCAGTTATTGTGCTGTCGCAGGCGCTAGCCAACCTGCCGATTGCATTCCTGCTACAGGTGGGAACACTCGTACTGGTTCATGACAATCTTATTTTTGCGAGTGCGACATTGGGACTCGAGCCTCGTAGCACTGCTAGGCGCCTCTTTGGAAACCGCAGGAGATGGTCTTTTGTTGTTAGTGGAATGGTTGCATCGCTCTTTGCGGCATCGGATCCTTCGGTAACCCTGGTTTATGGTGGAACTCGGAGCTATCTCGCATCTCATATTTATCGGGGACTGAATGCAGGGATGCAGCCTGGTGCCGCTATCGGTGCGACTCTCGCACTTCTATTGCCTGCCGTTTTTCTGGCAATTTACCTCACCAGGACGATCATGTCCTCATGGTCTGCCGGTGGCCTGCTCGCATTCGGTCAAGCTGATGTCAGTACTTACTTTGGGAGGCAGAGGTTATACCAATTCATGAGTTTTGCTCTGCTGGCTCTGATTGGACTTGTCCTGGTGGTGATTATTGCAGGGGCACTTGGCGTAAATATTGGGGAAGTTCTCAACGCCAGTACGGTACAGACAACACTGGTGACGGTTATCGCCATAGTTGTCGGTGCTTCTTTGGTTGGGCTGTGGACAGCGCGACTCTCGAAGCGGGGATCAAGCTCGGCGTTCGTCGTTTCCTTTGTCCTGATCCTGAGCTTTCTTGTTTCTCAAACTGTCATGGGCATGGTTCTCTCTTCCCTGCTTCGCAATGCCGTCATCATCGGGCAAACTCCTGTGCTTCCGTCACTCGTTGGTGGTGGAGCATTCGCGGGAGGATACATTGCGGTCGGAATTGCCTATCTTTCCATCGCAACCCCAATAGCACACCTGACAATGAGTGGGATCTTGCGGAGCACCACAGATCTTTACGGTGCTGCACTCGATAACGGGGCCGACCGGTTTCGTGCCGTATTTACAGTACTTCCCGCTGTGGCGCCCCGTCTGGTTGTCATGATGGCGATCCTGTCAGGGATTATTTTGACGAGGCTTTCACCGATCCTGTTTGTGCAACCTCCCGGCTATGCCGCCCCGTCCACGAATCTTCTGACAATGGCATCGGCAGGGTGGGATGAGCATGTTTTTGCTCTTGGGGTCGTATCAGCGATTATCCCGGTGCTAGCTTTTGCCTACGCTGCAACTCATGAATTTCGAGGAAAGGGACGTAAGAACGCGTGACCGAACTGGAATGGCAGAATCACCGTGAGCACGGCAATACCGAAACGGGACTGGTGGTGCAAAACCTGAGGGTCTCCTTTGACAAGCCAGTAATTCGGGGCGTCAACCTTCGCGTTGATGAAGGCGAAATACTGAGTCTGGTGGGCCCTTCGGGATCGGGAAAAACAACTCTGTTACGAACCATTGCTGGCCTACATGCTCATGCAGGTGGGAGGATCTTGATCAACGGACGCGATATCAGTGACGAACAACCACAGCATCGCAAAACCGGCTCAGTGTTTCAAACGCCGGCACTGTTTCCCGACTTAACAGTCCGAGAAAATATCGCTTTCGGATTAGATGACGCGATGATGAGTGACAGCCGCCGTGATGATCTGGTCGAGATTGGCATGACCATGATGAATATCGCGCAGCTTGCTGATTTACGACCGGATGTCCTCTCCGGAGGGCAGGGTCAGCGAGTTTCGTTTGCTCGCACTATTGTCCGTAGGCCGCGCGTACTTTTACTTGATGAGCCTGTCGCTCATGTGGAGGTGGCCCTAAAACACGCAATTCACAAGGACATCACCACTCAAGTGCGCAGGATGGGGATGAGCGCAATCTACGTCACCCATGACATTAGCGAGGCCTGTGCGCTGGGTGATCGGATCGCGATCATGAACAACGGTCAGATTGTTCAAGAAGGCACACCGCGGTGGGTGTACCAGCATCCAAACAGTGCTTTCGTTGCGGAGCTCATGGGAGTGGTCAACGGGTTTGCTGCGAGGGCGATCAATAGGACAGGCGATCTAGCGCATGTGAGACTTGGCAAGGCGACATTGTCATTGCCGTGCCAAGACAGCGTGGTAAATGGTCCTGTCACGGTGTTTGTTCCTCCCGAATCTGTGGACCTTTCCGATGCTCCCCAGAGGGAGGGATTCATGCTTGGACAAGTTATCGAAGCAGGATTCGCCCGAACCCATATGGTTTACGACATTGAGACCGATTTCGGGACGCTTGTCGCCCACGACTCCACGCAAAAGGCTCCACGCCAGATTGGAGAACGAGTCTGGTTTCGGGTCCGTGACGGCTGGGTTATTCCACCTGAAGACTAGTCACACCACAGGCATGACAAGATAGCCACGTGGTAGAGATTTCTGAAGAAGAGTTCGAGGAAGCCGTCGGTGACGCTCTCGACCTGGTACCGCCTGAGCTAATGAATGCGGTCGACAACGTCGTGTTCCTCATTGAGGAGGAACCGACCGAGGAGCAGATGGTCGGCACCGAGCTGGTTGATGGTCAGCCGGGCCTACTGGGACTCCACGAGGGGACGGCACTGACCGATCGAGACGATGGCTGGTCTGGAGCCCTGCCCGATACGATCTTCATTTTCCGTGGCACCATGTCGAGGCTGTGCGAGAGCAGAGAAGAATTGACCGAGGAAATTGCCGTCACAGTTACTTACGAAATTGCTCATCGCTTCGGGATCGATGATGATCGTCTCCACGATCTTGGATGGGCATAGTGGCGGGGGAGTAGGCGCAACTTCAAGAGAGCAAGTACCTCCTGTGTTTAGTGCAGGGAAAACGCCTTCTCATTTAGGCAACGTCTGATCCTCTTCGCCGCGGATGCTATATCTCCTGGTAGGGGTCCAATTGTGCCATATGCAAGTTTGTCGGGATCTTGTTATTCACCAATCGTTCAGCTGGTGCTTAACAACCGGGGTGAACCAGTGGCGGTTTTGTGCGAAAGTGAGTGGTATGGGACTACGCCACATCATCGCTAACGGCCAGCCCCGGAGCACGATCCTGCTCCTGCATGGCTACGCCGAACACTCCGGTCGCTACTCGCACGTCATCGAGCGTTTCGCTGCGGCTGGATTCGATGTGTTCTCGTACGACCAGCAAGGGCACGGTAAATCCGAAGGGAAGCGGGCCAGGGTTGATGTAGCAGACCTGATCGCCGATCACCGGGTAGCGAGGATGATGGTGGGGGAGCGAAAGCGTACAGAGAATCTCATGCTCTTCGGTCACTCCATGGGAGGCCTGGTAACCGCGGCCTCCGCACTGATTGATCCTAGTGGGGTGGATGCTGTTGTGCTCTCGGGACCGGCCTTCCGCCAATTCCCGGAGACCGCACACGTGGTCTCCCGCATGGGCTATCGCCTCGCCAGGCTCCTGCCGGGTGTGCCGACGGTGAAGCTCGATGCTGGGCTGGTCAGCCGCGATCCGCTCGCTGTACGCAAATACGAGCGTGATCCGCTGAACTACCACGGCAGGGTACCCCTGCTGACAGGGGCTTCCATGGCGGTCCAGGGCCGCAGGGTTTTGGATCATGCTCGCCTTTGGGATAACAAGCTGCCTCTCCTTGTCATGCACGGGGAGGATGACGGGCTGGCAAACGTTGATGGTTCGAGGGAGTTTGTGGCCTCTGCCAGACTGGCGGGAGCACCAGCCCGGCTCGTGACAATCCCGGGTGCCTACCATGAGCTTCTGCAGGAGCTCGAGCGTGATGACCTGCAGGATCAGATGGTGGAGTGGATGATCGACCAGCTTGCTGAAAGCGGCCCTGCCTAGCAGACTCGGAGCCCTTCACTACGTACGGTAAAAGGGGTGAGTCCCATATCGTTCTTCCGTAAGAAAAATTCCGAGCCACAGGAGTCGGCACCCTCTGCTAATTCACCGGTTGAGGTATAGGGAACCGAAGTTGTGCGGTACATCTACCGCCGCTTCCTCGAAGACGCCACTAACGCTGACATCATCCGCGAATGCGAAGCCCTCGGCTATGAAGCCTACTGGGGCGGTCGTTTTACCAATGCAACGTTGAAGTTGATTCTGCGCCAGGAACGCTACACCGGCAATACGCTTCTTTGAAAGTCATTCAACCCGTACCCCGGACACCACGGCATGAAGAACACCGGGCAAGCACCGATGTACTTCGCCGAGGGCACCAATCCAGTCATCATCGACCGAACCACCTTCGACAAAGTCCAGCCCTTGTTGGAGGCCCGAACCGCACGAAACCGTCGCGCTGCTCACAACCAGACCATCACCGTGTTCTCTGGAAACGTGTGGTGTGGTCCTTGTTCTGCAAAGGCGCACCGGTGCCTGGCCTACCGGGACAAAGAAGGACACGAATTCCGAGGACGGAGGTGGCCACGCCGAATCAAAGGTAAGCCCAACCAGTGCGAAGGGCACATCGTGCGCGAAGGCCGAATCAAGGAGATTACTTGTCTACTCACCGGCACAACGACCTTCACTGATGAGCTCTTTAGCGCACGCGTTAATCGCGTGGTCATGACATCACCAGGTGAGGTCGAGTTTCAGCTACGCGACGGGCGGAGCTTCCAAATCGGCTACTCAAATGGCAGGTATGCCCGCCCGATTAGCGTCGAGGATATCGCGCTGCCTGAGGAGGTAGGGAACTGATGAGTCATAGAGTCGGGCAGATCCCAGCGACAAAGCCCGTCACTTGGTCAAGTCCCGTTGGGTGGTTTAGCGGGTTTTCCTTCGAAGCTGTTGGTTAGGCGCTGAGAGCGGGCAGGGAATCGGTGGTGATCGTTTTGTCCGTGTCGGGGACTAGGGAGAGTCTGGACCGGGTGAGGACATCGAATCCGAGGTAGCGCCGTCCTTCTGCCCATTCATCGGTCTGCTCAGCAAGGACAGCGCCCACGAGCCGGATGATCGCCTCCCGGTTGGGGAAGATCCCCACGCTATCGGTACGCCGCCGGATCTCCTGGTTGAGTCGTTCGTTGGGGTTGTTCGACCAGATCTGTTGCCACACATCTTTAGGGAACTTAGCGAAAGCCAGAATGTCTACGCGAGCGGTGTCCAGGTGATCATGGACGTCGGGGAGCTTGGCATCAACATAGTCCAGCAGCCGCTCGAACTGGGCGTTGACCGCGTCCTGGTCGGGCTGGTCATAGACGGAGTGCAGCATGGCTTTCACGGCCGGCCATAGGTTCTTCGGTGTGACTGTCATCAGGTTCGCCGCGTAGTGGGTCCGGCACCGCTGCCAGGAAGCACCAGGCAGGTTCGCGGCTATTGCTTCGATCAGTCCCCGGTGAGCATCCGAAGTCACCAAAAGGACCCCGGACAGGCCGCGTGCCACCAGGTCAGCGAAGAACGTGTTCCATGCTGGCCCGGTCTCTGAGGTTGCGACCTGAAGGCCGAGTACTTCACGGCGACCATCAGCGTTGACACCGGTGGCGATCATGACCACGGCATTGAAGACGCGTCCGCCCTCACGGACTTTCATGGTCAGCGCATCAGCCGCCACAAACGTGAAAGGGCCTGCCTCATCGAGGGGCCGGTGGCGGAACTGGGCGACTTGTTCATCCAGGTCACTAGCCATCCGTGAGACCTGTGATTTAGACAGGGAGTGAATACCGAGGGTTTTGACGAGCTTGTCCATCCGCCGGGTCGAGACGTCGGCGAGGTAGCAGTCCGCGACCACGGTGATCAGGGCTGACTCAGCACGTTTACGGCGTTCTAAGAGCCAGTCCGGGAAGTAGGTGCCCTGCCGGAGCTTGGGGATCTTCACATCCAAAGTCCCGACCCGGGTATCTAAGGGGCGGGTGCGGTAGCCGTTGCGCTGGGCGAGACGGTCAGCTGAGGGAGCACCGTATTCGGCTCCGCAGACGTTATCCGCATCAGCTGACAGGAGCGCGTTTATCATGGTCTGTAGGAGGTCACGCATCAGTTCAGGAGATGCCTCGGTCAGGGCTTGGCTGAGCAGGCCTTCAGGGTCGACAATGTGAGGAGCGGTCATCGTGGTGATGTCCTTTCGAGTGGGATGTGAGAGTTTCTTCGAAGGACACCCGCGGTGACCGTCTCCATAATTATGGCCATAGAAATAGTTACCCGGGCGCTACACCACTCTACGGGGCACTACTGGCACCTATGACAAACCAGTCGAGGATATTCATGCGCGTTACACCTCCATTGAATGCGTCTTGTGCTCCGTTGCACAATCACTTACGCGTTGCCGTGAGCATGGCATGCAGACCTTTGCACGACAAGCTATTAGTCAATCTCGACAGGGGTGTCGGAAGTTCAAGCGCGAAATTAGTGCTTCTGTGAGCGAAAGGAGGCAACATATGTGGAATTGGCGATCGTAAGTTGGGTAGATATAGTGGAGTTATTGAATAAAGCGAAACGAGGAGGTTTCTTTTGAACGCCCAAGCACCCCGCGTCCGGACACTCGGACTCCACATCGCCGATGTTCTCGGACGGTACGTCGACAAGATTCCCGATGGCCAGGGACTGACCCTGCTTGATGAGATCAAGCTGACCGTGGCAGGCACCGCTGCTGCACCCGCAGTCAACCTTGCTCGCCTCGGAGTTCCCATCGCAACGTCCGGTGTTGTTGGCGACGATGCTCTGGGCCAGTTTGTTCGGTCCACGATGGAAGGGGAGGGCGTTGACGTCACGAACCTCCGCGTAGATGCATCAGCTCCGACCTCTGCCTCGATGCTCAACATCCGCCGCGACGGTAGCCGTCCCGCACTCCACGTTGTTGGTGCTAACGGCAAGATCTCCCCGGAAGACCTGACCGATGACATTCTGGAGGGCATCGAGATTCTCCACCTCGGTGGAGTGGGTCTCATGCCCGGCATCGACGGTCCCGCAACGGTCGATTTCCTTCGCCGTGCGAAGGAAAAGGGCATTATTGTGACCCTTGACCTGCTGCCCACGGGCTCCGCTTCCGACCACGAGGCACTCGATGACTGCCTGCCCTACGTGGACTACATCCTCCCCTCCGACGATGACTCCCTGCTCCTGTCGGGTGCGGACAACTACGCGGATGCTGCTCGCTGGTTCCTTGACCGCGGCGTCAAGACCGCGATCATCACCCTTGGTGCCGAGGGCGTCAGCATCAGCACGAAGGGCGACATCGATCGTCGCTACCCCACCACGAAGGTCGATGTCGTTGACACGACGGGCTGTGGCGACGCATTCGCCTCCGGACTCATCCTCGGCCTCCTCGACGGTGAGCCGGTCGAAGAAGCTGCTCGCCTGGGCATGGCCTGCGGTTCACTCGTCGCCCAGGGGCTGGGCTCCGATGCGGTTCTCGAATCCTACGAACAGGCGAAGGCATTCGCCGATACCCTCCCTCGCGTCTAAAACGCGGGCACTATTTGCAGGGCCTCACTCTCCCTGCGAATAGTGAGTAGGTTGATAGGTAGGTGGCCTCGAAAGTACGTCTTTCGGGGCCACCGCTCTCTTTACTCCATGTCTCTAAGGGTGGGTCAAGTCCTTTTGGGTGGTGTAGCTGGTGTTCCTTCGTTGTCGGTTTGGGGGTTAGGCGGTCAGTTCGAGTGGGTCGTCGCTTACGTTTCCTGCATTGTCGGCAACGGTGTGGAAGCGGCTTGTGGCGAGGATGTCGAGTCCGAGGTAGCGTCGGCCTTCGGCCCATTCATCGGTCTGTTCGGCCAGGACGGCGCCGACGAGGCGGATGATCTCTTCTCGGTTGGGGAAGATCCCCACCGAATCGGTGCGGCGACGGATCTTGCGGTTGAGGCGCTCGCCCGGGTTGTTGGACCAGATCTGGGCCCACACCGGGCTCGGAAAGGCAGTGAAGGCAAGGATATCGGCACGTGCGCCGTCCAGATGATCGTGAGCTTCAGGGAGCTTATCGCCGACGTAGTCCAAAAGCCGATCGAATCGGGCGTGGACACTGGGAGCGTCGGGCTGGTCGTAGACCGAGTGCAGCATCGCTTTGACTGCCGGCCAGTAGCTCTTGGGGCACACGCTCATCAGGTTCGTCGCATAATGGGTCCGGCACCGCTGCCAGGCAGCTCCGGGCAGGTTCGCGGCGACCGCCTCGACCAGGCCCGGGTGAGCATCGGAGGTCACCAGTCGGACCCCGCTCAGGGCGCATCATGCGACGAGGTCGGCGAAGAAGGAGTTCCACGCGGCCCCGGTCTCACTGGTCGTAACCCGCAGGCCGAGGACTTCTCGGTGCCCGTCGGCATTGACACCGGTGGCGATGAGGACGACCGTGTTGATCACCCGTCCGCCCTCACGGACCTTCATGGTCAGTGCGTCAGCAGCGACGAAGGTGAAGGGGACCGCCTCATCGAGGGGCGGTGACGGAACTGGTCCACGTGCTCGTCGAGCTCGGTGGCCATGCGCGAGACCTGCGACTTCGATAAAGAATGGATGCCCAAGGTCTTGACGAGTTTAACCATCCGCCGCGTGGACACTCCGGCGAGGTAGCTGTCAGCAACGACCGTGATCAGTGCGGTCTCGGCCCGTTTCCTGCGCTCGATCAGCCAAGCAGGGAAATACGTGCCCGACCTGAGCTTCGGGATAGCGACGTTGACGGTGCCGACCCGGGTGTCTAAGGGGCGGTGGCGGTAGCCGTTGCGCTGGGTGAGGCGGTCGGGGCTGGGCTTGCCCCATTCGGCGCCGACCACCGCGTCCGCGTCGGCTGAGAGCAGGGCGTTGATCATGGTCTGGAGCAGGTCTCGCATCAGATCCGGGGATGCTTCAGCGAGGGCTTCGCGGAGCAGGCCTGCAGGGTCGATAATATGAGGGGCGGTCATCGTGGTGATGTCCTTTCGAGTGGGAAGTAGAGAGCTTTCTCGAAGGATCCCACTGTGACCGCGCTCATGTCAGCAACGACGCTCACGACCACCCCGGGGGCTACACCGCTCTAAGGGGCACTACTCAACTCGAGCCAGATCCTGACGTACCTGGGGCGGAACTCGTCAATAGTAGGTGTGTTGTCCTGGCTCATTTGCGCCAGCCTGAACAAAGCGTGGGATCACTGCCTGAATAGAGCACTCGGATTGAATCGGTTAGGGCTGAGGGGAACGACTGATCTGGGTGTAGCGGTAGGGTGGGGCAAACAGGAGGTTGTCGATGTCCGAACTGTTATCTGCTCTTCCCGATCGTGACTGGTCGCGTGTTCTCTGTATCGTTGCCCACCCGGACGACATGGAATATGGGGCATCTGCTGCAGTCAGTCACTGGACTTCGCGCGGCATTGAAGTCATCTATGTGCTACTTACAGCTGGTGAGGCTGGGATGGCAGAACCGCCGGAAGTCATTGCTCCACTCCGTAAGAGAGAACAGGAAGCTGCATGTGCTTCTGTAGGTGTTAGTGATCTCCGCATTCTGGGCCACCCGGATGGAATGCTCGTGGCTGATCTGAAGCTACGCAAAGATATTGCCAAACTAGTTCGAGAGATCAGGCCGGATGCCGTTCTCACTGCGAACTTCGATTTCGAGGCTTACGGAGGATTAAACCAGGCTGATCACCGAGCTGCTGGCTTAGGCGTTATTGATGGTGTCCGGGACGCGAGCAATCCGTGGGTCTTCAGAGAGCTGGGAGATGAGGGGCTGAGGGCATGGAAGACAAAAGCTATTCTTGTCGCTGGTCATCCAGAACCCACCCACTCTGTGACTGTCTCACAGGTCGATGTTGATGCGGCCGTGAAATCGTTGCAGTCTCACGAGTCCTATCTCCGACATGTAACCGGTCATCCGGTCCCATCAGAATTCATTCCGGCAGTACTGGCTGAAGGTGGCGAAGCAAGTGGTACCGAATATGCTGTTTCCTTCAAGGTCTACAATCTCGGCGGATCCGATAGCGAGTAGGAGATGAATGATTCTGCCTGCCGGGGCCAGGGGATGTGCTTAGCCGGTCGCTGTCGTTGAACGGCGGACGATCAGTTCTGGCGGGAAGAGCGCATGGATTGCCTCTTCTCGGTCGGCGATGCGCTCGCGGAGAAGGCTAATCGCCTTCTTTCCCATGGCCTCCTGTGGCTGATCAATGCTGGTGAGCGATGGGTACAGCACCCTCGCCGTGGAGGTGTTGTCGTAACTGACGATCTTCAGTTGCTTGGGAACGGATACGCCTTCTTCATGGGCAACGCGTAGCAACTGGGCTGCCGTCATGTCGTTATTGGCAAGAATTCCATCGAACTCTCGATCAGCAACAATGCTCCGGAATTGACTCGTGTCCCAAGACTCGACGTAACGAACCGAGAGTTTCTTGCCGACTGCCGTAAGAGCTTCGTTCATTCCCTGCTCGCGAGCCCTGCTGGTAGCACTGGTCGACTTGGTGACGTAAGCAATCCGTTCAGCGCCAACAGAAAATAGGTGTTCACATCCGGTGCGTGCCCCCATAACATCGTCGGATACGACCGTGTCTAGGTTTGCTGGGGGATTGTCGTAGCGAGAAATAACGACGGTGGGACTATTTTTGAGACCCGGGTAAATTCCTTGGACGGGAGCCACGACGAGAGAACAATAATGCCCTCAACCTTAAGCTCAAGCATGGAATGAACAGCCGTCACGAGCTTGGTCGGGGAGTTGGCTCCATGGGAAACGATCACATTCAGATCGTGAGTGTTTGCTTCAACCTCAGCACCTTCGACTGTCTGAGTATCATGCGGATTCCCAATGTCGTTAAGAACAATTCCGATTGTGTGCGTAGAGGAACGTAGTGATCTCGCCCCGAAGTTTGGATGATAGTTTAGCTCCTTCATTGCCTGAAAGATCTTCGTACGATTTTCTTCCGAGACCCCGGGCTCTCCTCGGATCGCGCGAGAAGCGAGCCACTTTGATACCTGCGCTCGTTCCGCAACCGAGAGAATAGTTGGGCGAGCTCTCATTGGTGTGCCTTTCACGTAACAATTCGTAGGGGTAGGAGTGAAGTCGCGGGGCGGGCTGATCATTGATCAGAGACTTCTGTCAAAGGAGCGATGCGTTATGTTAACCGCTCTCCATTAATAGTGACAGATTCAAGTGAACGACTTGTGAACGTGATAGTGAAGCAAAAGAGGCCACTACCTTCGGGCAGAGTTGCGTTACAGGTTACGGGCATGAGGATCCGTGTGGCCATCAGCGGAATTCCAT
This genomic window contains:
- a CDS encoding alpha/beta hydrolase encodes the protein MGLRHIIANGQPRSTILLLHGYAEHSGRYSHVIERFAAAGFDVFSYDQQGHGKSEGKRARVDVADLIADHRVARMMVGERKRTENLMLFGHSMGGLVTAASALIDPSGVDAVVLSGPAFRQFPETAHVVSRMGYRLARLLPGVPTVKLDAGLVSRDPLAVRKYERDPLNYHGRVPLLTGASMAVQGRRVLDHARLWDNKLPLLVMHGEDDGLANVDGSREFVASARLAGAPARLVTIPGAYHELLQELERDDLQDQMVEWMIDQLAESGPA
- a CDS encoding recombinase family protein: MRYIYRRFLEDATNADIIRECEALGYEAYWGGRFTNATLKLILRQERYTGNTLL
- a CDS encoding IS256 family transposase encodes the protein MTAPHIVDPEGLLSQALTEASPELMRDLLQTMINALLSADADNVCGAEYGAPSADRLAQRNGYRTRPLDTRVGTLDVKIPKLRQGTYFPDWLLERRKRAESALITVVADCYLADVSTRRMDKLVKTLGIHSLSKSQVSRMASDLDEQVAQFRHRPLDEAGPFTFVAADALTMKVREGGRVFNAVVMIATGVNADGRREVLGLQVATSETGPAWNTFFADLVARGLSGVLLVTSDAHRGLIEAIAANLPGASWQRCRTHYAANLMTVTPKNLWPAVKAMLHSVYDQPDQDAVNAQFERLLDYVDAKLPDVHDHLDTARVDILAFAKFPKDVWQQIWSNNPNERLNQEIRRRTDSVGIFPNREAIIRLVGAVLAEQTDEWAEGRRYLGFDVLTRSRLSLVPDTDKTITTDSLPALSA
- a CDS encoding carbohydrate kinase family protein, which produces MNAQAPRVRTLGLHIADVLGRYVDKIPDGQGLTLLDEIKLTVAGTAAAPAVNLARLGVPIATSGVVGDDALGQFVRSTMEGEGVDVTNLRVDASAPTSASMLNIRRDGSRPALHVVGANGKISPEDLTDDILEGIEILHLGGVGLMPGIDGPATVDFLRRAKEKGIIVTLDLLPTGSASDHEALDDCLPYVDYILPSDDDSLLLSGADNYADAARWFLDRGVKTAIITLGAEGVSISTKGDIDRRYPTTKVDVVDTTGCGDAFASGLILGLLDGEPVEEAARLGMACGSLVAQGLGSDAVLESYEQAKAFADTLPRV
- a CDS encoding PIG-L deacetylase family protein — protein: MSELLSALPDRDWSRVLCIVAHPDDMEYGASAAVSHWTSRGIEVIYVLLTAGEAGMAEPPEVIAPLRKREQEAACASVGVSDLRILGHPDGMLVADLKLRKDIAKLVREIRPDAVLTANFDFEAYGGLNQADHRAAGLGVIDGVRDASNPWVFRELGDEGLRAWKTKAILVAGHPEPTHSVTVSQVDVDAAVKSLQSHESYLRHVTGHPVPSEFIPAVLAEGGEASGTEYAVSFKVYNLGGSDSE
- a CDS encoding substrate-binding domain-containing protein; this translates as MAPVQGIYPGLKNSPTVVISRYDNPPANLDTVVSDDVMGARTGCEHLFSVGAERIAYVTKSTSATSRAREQGMNEALTAVGKKLSVRYVESWDTSQFRSIVADREFDGILANNDMTAAQLLRVAHEEGVSVPKQLKIVSYDNTSTARVLYPSLTSIDQPQEAMGKKAISLLRERIADREEAIHALFPPELIVRRSTTATG
- a CDS encoding LacI family DNA-binding transcriptional regulator gives rise to the protein MISPPRDFTPTPTNCYVKGTPMRARPTILSVAERAQVSKWLASRAIRGEPGVSEENRTKIFQAMKELNYHPNFGARSLRSSTHTIGIVLNDIGNPHDTQTVEGAEVEANTHDLNVIVSHGANSPTKLVTAVHSMLELKVEGIIVLSSWLPSKEFTRVSKIVPPSLFLATTIPQQT